ATTCATAACTGGGTCACAAAACATAACATTGATCTACCCACCTGCTCGGTTAGAAGTTGGCAGAACTGGGCAATGCTTGCTGAGaaggtggtcagtggaaagaaaaaacaacccccTACTGATACCTTCTATGCTGAAGAtgacatattttatgcaggaCCAGTAAGTAGGGGGAGGGGTAGAATCAGAGTTTGTGGGGGAGTTTGTGCTCTCCTGAACGAGACCTGCTGCACCTACATCCCTGATGAGACCAACGGCGAAGACGGACACAGAGTGAGCGATGCTATACGCCagttaaatgaaatgaaaagggGTATGCAGCAGGATGTCCATCCCAGCAGATGAAGCCTTTTTTGTGGCTTACTTCAGGACCGTGGTGGCAActgcttttgaaaatcatgacccctgtcatcgctgtgttattgttgttctgCCTTTTTACTCTGTGCGTTGTTCCCTGTATTAGAGCAATGATATTAAGGATGGTTGGAGGAATTGTTGGTACAATGTTGTCCCAACATTACCAACTTCTGGACAAGGACCAGAACTATGATGACATTTTGGAAGAGAAGTCACTAAACTTAACaatagtttaatgtttaatgaggtTTATGCATAAAGCTTTTTGGAAGTGTATACATGGATGTGAtattaaactaatcaataataaacaggagggaattgttggaaaaatgtatgtaagttatcattgtttagtttaaatcatgtttatgtctgaagttctactatagttaagatgattcctatgattgtttttttagtgtgaaaaaacAATCACTGAGCCTCTTTCTTCCATCTTCATGATTCAGATGTTTGAACTGAATGTTGGGCCACGCCTTTCACACCATCAGTCTCTCTCACTGAGCATCGGCCGTCTGGGACCTTGAAGCCTTGAGAAACTGAGGCTGCTTGGTGTTAACAGTGTTCTGTGTGCTCCATGTAGAACAACAAACACAACAGCTCAGACCTAAAACAATGAGCCCAGATTAGTGGATTATAGCTGGTTAATGAGGCACAAGCATCTGCTgctggaataaaaataaaccatcGGTGTTATTTCTTTCTGACTTGCTGCTTTTTGATTGGTTTTCCTCCCAGAACAACTGTGGACTAGTTGGATTTGTAGAAATGGAAACAGTTCAGGCTGGAACATGAGGAGTTGAACAGATATATGAAGTGTGAGGAGCTCCTGGAGGTCTGGATCCACAAACTGAAGCTTTTAGATTTACAGGACacgaaacacacaaacacaaaaataatcaaacaataactttatttacagtgatttaaaacacagatttattctatataactaataattATGAAGCAATAATAAACACTTCCTGGACTCCATGTCATGTAACAACACAACCTTCCTGTAGGGGGCAGTATGCCATCACCAACAGAGTTAAACAGTGAAGAAACATGACAGCTTTATTGTGAAGTTTCTCCTCCTAAAAATCAACAAGACATGAAATCAGCTCAAGTCCACAATGAGACAATATCTGTTGTCTCCTGTGAGTCAGGACTCAACAAAATGTGTTCAAACAAGAAGGTGATCAAAGAACTGGTTTCACTTCTTCAACCTGGGAatcatttgtcattttattacTGAGTTTACAGTCTTTGCTGCTAAAAGCAACAAGAAgggaaaaacagcaaatattctggttctgatcagctgttttagagaacaatgttgaGAAATTAACAAAttcaacagaaccagaacatcaAATCTGAAGAAAAACCATTGCTGACAATCTCTGACTATTGATTCCTGTTAAGTTTAGACATAAAACAACAACGAtcaagaaaaaaatctgttggagaattaaatcagaatcaaactcACTGAACCTTCAGTGGATTCTGTGTACTTGGGTTAATAGAGCTCTGCAGAACCTCCGCCCCAGTAAACCGAAAGTCCAGCATATAGCGGCTGAGTGAatgtggtctggactctgtggaggagagtcatGGTTTCAGAGACGCTGTAGAAGGACAGAAGACCTGCTCTGTGATCCAGGTACACTCCTACTCTGGAGGAACCAGGACCTGAGATGGAGGTCCAGAAATCATTGAGACCAAATTTATAACCTTTTTGGGAACAATCTAATGCCCAAGATTTGTCATTACGTCCAAACTCACATTCTTTCCCCCATCCTGTTCTGCTGATGTTCTTGTATGCGACTGCTACATAAACTAATGACCCTCTCCTCTCCACCTCCCAGTAACAACGTCCAGTCAGACTCTCTCTACTCAGAACCTGAGGATAATCAGTGAATCTGTCTGGATGACTAGAATAAGACTGATGTCGACCCATCATTGTCACCTTCCTGTTCTCCTCTGATAGTAACAGTtgtctgtttgctgtgtttggatcCAGTGTGATTTCAcatgaatattttaagaatcCAGCTCTGCTattgggttctggttctgactgtaaaacctccacctcagtgagggtcagtgagatgtttgtccatgtgtctctcaggatgtcctgtagtttatctctgagctctgacacagctgctgtcacatcctcaaagtatctcagaggacggatattgatgctggatgagtgtgtagACTCACTGAGTGCTGACAGTGAGGGGTAGTTGTGGAGAAACTGGTTGTGATCCTCTGTGTTTGAGAGCTGCTTCAGCTCAGCGTctttcctcttcagctcagtgatctcctgctccagcttctcctgaagctctttgactcgactcacttcagtttcctgctgggatctgatctgctgcttcacatcagagcTTCTTTTCTGGATGAGACGGATCAGCTCAGTGAAGATCTTCTCACTGTCCTCCACTGTTTTATCAGCAGAGTGATTGATGGCCTCCACCTCCTGTTGAAGCAGCTTcacatctttctctctgtcctgGATTCTCTGCTGGATTTCTTCTCGTCTCACCTCCAGCTCTCTCTGCCTCTCAGtcctttctgctgcagctgagacTGTGTCGTGGCCTTTATGTTCATCCACAGAGCAGAGATAACAGATACACTTCTGATCAGTACGACAGAACATCTTCATTACCTCATCATGACGAGAGCAGATGTTCTCCTCGAGGTTCTTGGAGGGCTCCACCAGCTTGTGTTTCTTAAATGGAGCCACATCATAATGAGGCTgaagatgtttctcacagtAAGAGGCCAGACAGAATAAACAGGACTTGATggctttcagttttcttccagtgCAGAAATCACAGGCCACATCTTCAGGTCCAGCATAGCAGTGATCAGCAGGAGCAGCTTGGAGTCCAGTCTtcttcagctgctccactaAAGCTGCTAACATGGTGTTCTTCTGGAAGACAGGCCTCGGTGTGAAGGTCTGCCTGCACTGAGGACAATGGTAGCTTTTCTTCTCCTCCTTCTCATCCCAGAAGCTTCTAATACAGTTCATACAGTAACTGTGTCCACAGGGAATAGTCACCGGATCCTTCAGTAGATCCAGACAGATCGAACAGGAGAAGGTTTCTCGGTCCACCTGATTCTGCTCCATTTCTCCTCTCAGTCTCAGTGACTTTGACTtcctaaaaacataaacaagttTGATCTCTTATCTTTGAATCATGTGTCAGTGCAGAGAGGCTGCAGCCAATCAGCCTTCAGCAGATGTTGGTTCCACCCAGCTTCAAGGTCTGTTTGAGAGCAGGAAGAAGAGTCAGGGTTATCAAGTCTCTACATCCTGCAGAATAAGCAGCAGAGCTGTGAATCTAACATTTTTCTCCTTGTTTACAATCAAGTTTGTTAAATATTTCCTCTGTAAAACTTCTTGTccccattttattattttcttaaagttaatttaggttttgttttgttgatgcATCTCAGAAAAGTttcaaaaattatatttcaaacttcactgtaataaaatgtttctcttcAGTTCATGTAAGGAGAGTGTTCTTGATAACTGAAGGTGAAACCAAACATCTCATCTTCTCCAGCATCACATGAGACACTCCTGATAAAAGTCAGCCTTTTGTGACACACATGTATTTTCATCTGGTTGATGtaactttgtgttttctgtaaatATAAACTGAGCACCTTGGGatttatttcagaaacagaaatTTACTGCTGGTTTATTACCAGTCTGGGTAAGAATGGCTGCTTGAGAAAACTTCTCCTTGAGTGAACAGAATGCTTCCTCTGCCTCGGGGGTCCACCGGAAAAGAGTCCTGGATGAGGTCAGAGCATTCAGGGGAGCTGCAGTCTGGCTGTAATTTTGAATAAACAGTCTATAAAAATTAGCAAAGCCCAAAAATCGTTGAAGTTGCTTGCGAGAGTCAGGGacaggccattctaacactgcTTTGACTTTCTCAGGATCTGAgcgtacctgtccaccctcgagaATAAATCCCAGAAATGTGATGGAAGATTTATGAAACTcgcatttttctgcctttacAAACAGTTGGTTTTCCAGAAGTCGCTGAAGGACCAAACGAAGTGGCCAAATGGCGTCTTGAAGGCGGTTTTCCATTCGTCTCCCTCTTGGATTCAGACAAGATGCTAGGCGTTCCGGAGGTCTGATTTTGTGAAGATGGTTGAAATCTGTACTGGTTCAAAAGCAGATGATAGTAAAGGCAGAGGataattatttttgattgtTATTTGGTTCAaacctctataatcaatgcagggaCGGAGAGATCCGTCTTTCTTTTCCACGAAGACAAATCCAGCTCCTACTGGAGACGAGGACGGGCGAATGGTTCCAGCTGCTAGAGATTTGGCGATGTGTTTCTCCATAGTTTGACGTTCGGATTGAGAGATGTTATAGAGTTTACTTGTGGGTAGGGGTGCTCCAGGTAGTAGGTCGATTGCACAATGGTATGGTCGGTGAGGTGGAAGGGTCTGAGCTTTAGACTTACTGAACACTGTTTTCAGGTCATGATATTCTTCGGGAATCTGAGTCAGGTCTGGCGGCTCTTCCTCCACAGAATCCGCTAGAGATGACTTGGGGGAAACAGCAGACTGTAAGCAAGAAGAGAGGCATTTAGCGGACCAGGAAGTTACACGTAACTCAGACGAGTTTAAATGTGGGTTGTGTACTTGGAGCCAGGATAAACCTAAAACTAGAGAGTTGTGAcggacaggaaaaacaaaaatgtaatgtgCTCTCTGTGATTGCCTGAAAGGACAAGTTCCATACTCTTGGTGCGATGAGTAATGCGGTGAAGAGAACTTCCATCCAATGCCTGAACCAGAAACGGGGTTTGGAGTGGTTCCACCTCAATGTGTGCTTGATTGACCAATGACTGGTCTATTAGATTCTGCTCACACCCTGAGTCAATGAATGCAGACAGTCTTAAGGCTTCTTGATTATTAAACAAGGTAGCCGGTAAAGTAAACCTGGAAGAAGGGTTTAAGTGAGAACGATCCGCCTGGCCCCCTTCTACTACCGACGGACCCGATCTTTTGGCCGTACAGGACAAAGGGTGATAAAGTGACCTGGAGACCCACAATATAAACATAACTTCAAGTCTCTGCATCTCAGTCGCTCTTCAGGGGTGAGTCTGGCATGTCCCAGTTGCATGGGCTCAGGTTCAGGATGGCTAGCAGGCGGAGAACGAGGGTTGTGGGTAGGAGGCACAGAACTGGCTTGTGGTCTTATGGTTACTCTCTCAGATCGAGATCTTTTTCTGTCCCTCATTCGGTTGTCTATGCGGGTTGCCAATGCAATAAAGTCATTGAGTTCCTTGGGTTCATCCAATAAAGCTagttcatcttttaatgcttcATCCAAGGATTGAAAAAACGCTATTCTATTGGGAATTCAGTTAATGGTCTATTTCGTCGTTTCAGGGTCCACATGTGGCGACTCTCATTAGTTGGATCAGACTCGGAAGAAAAAGTTAACTCAAACTCTTGGATAAAGTTCTCAAAAGAACTGCCGGACTGGTTACAATCTGGGAATCTGGCCTCTGCCCAatggagagctttgcctgtcaaTAGCCCTAAAATGTAAGATATCTTTGCATCGTCATGAGGAAATGAGTGCTGGGACCGGTTGAACACAAGAGAGCATTGAAGCAAAAAGCCACGACAATTACCCACCTCTCCAGAGAACttagtttgtttctgttgttcaaaTAGGGCTCTTAGGGTGGATTCGTGGGACTGGATCTGGTGGCTGTGTTCTGAAATTGTTCTCCTGAGAGTCTCTGCTGGGTCAGTTTGgtctgagtgttctgtcatctttttgtttaaagatctgacccacatgcagagaacactcaggagacagagaaaaagttgaagagtttatttttGATGAAGTGATATGATAACAGGAACTGGAACTGGTTTGCACCCACTGTATGGAGAGAAGGCTTGGTAAGTGATGGGAAATAGTAATCAGACTTTCTTGATGAACTCTATCAGACTTACTGGTTGGGTGGATGGAGCTTTTTTTATGAGAAAGAGACAAAGCGGCGCCAGATGGATGAATTCTGTGCCTGCTTGAAGTTGAATTCCACCTagatccttcacacagcatacagggttagttccttcacacagcatacagggttagttccttcacacagcatacagggttagttccttcacacagcatacagtgttagttccttcacacagcatacagggttagttccttcacacagcatacagggttagttccttcacacagcatacagggttagttccttcacacagcatacagggttagttccttcacacagcatacagggttagttccttcacacagcatacagggttagttccttcacacagcatacagtgtTAGTTCCTTcccacagcatacagggttagttccttcacacagcatacagggttagttccttcacacagcatacagggttagttccttcacacagcatacagggttagttccttcacacagcatacagggttagttccttcacacagcatacagggttagttccttcacacagcatacagggttagttccttcacacagtatacagggttagttccttcacacagtatacagggttagttccttcacacagcatacagggttagttccttcacacagcatacagggttagttccttcacacagcatacagggttagttccttcacacagcatacagggttagttccttcacacagcatacagggttagttccttcacacagcatacagggttagttccttcacacagtatacagggttagttccttcacacagcatacagggttagttccttcacacagcatacagggttagttccttcacacagcatacagtgtTAGTTCCTTcccacagcatacagggttagttccttcacacagcatacagggttagttccttcacacagcatacagggttagttccttcacacagcatacagggttagttccttcacacagcatacagggttagttccttcacacagcatacagggttaggtccttcacacagcatacagggttagttccttcacacagcatacagtgttagttccttcacacagcatacagggttagttccttcacacagcatacagtgttagttccttcacacagcatacagtgttagttccttcacacagcatacagggttagttccttcacacagcatacagggttagttccttcacacagcatacagggttagttccttcacacagcatacagtgttagttccttcacacagcatacagtgttagttccttcacacagcatacagtgttagttccttcacacagcatacagggttagttccttcacacagcatacagggttagttccttcacacagcatactgtgttagttccttcacacagcatactgtgttagttccttcacacagcatacagggttagttccatcacacagcatacagtgtTAGTTCcatcacacagcatacagggttagttccttcacacagcatacagggttagttccttcacacagcatacagggttagttccttcacacagcatacagagttagttccttcacacagcatacagggttagttccttcacacagcatacagggttagttccttcacacagcatacagtgttagttccttcacacagcatacagtgttagttccttcacacagcatacagtgttagttccttcacacagcatacagggttagttccttcacacagcatacagggttagttccttcacacagcatactgtgttagttccttcacacagcatactgtgttagttccttcacacagcatacagggttagttccttcacacagcatactgtgttagttccttcacacagcatactgtgttagttccttcacacagcatacagtgttagttccttcacacagcatacagtgttagttccttcacacagcatacagtgttagttccttcacacagcatacagggttagttccttcacacagcatacagggttagttccttcacacagcatactgtgttagttccttcacacagcatactgtgttagttccttcacacagcatacagggttagttccatcacacagcatacagtgtTAGTTCcatcacacagcatacagggttagttccttcacacagcatacagggttagttccttcacacagcatacagggttagttccttcacacagcatacagagttagttccttcacacagcatacagggttagttccttcacacagcatacagggttagttccttcacacagcatacagtgttagttccttcacacagcatacagggttagttccttcacacagcatacagtgttagttccttcacacagcatacagggttagatccttcacacagcatacagtgttagttccttcacacagcatacagagttagttccttcacacagcatacagggttagttccttcacacagcatacagggttagttccttcacacagcatacagggttagttccttcacacagcatacagggttagttccttcacacagcatacagagttagttccttcacacagcatacagggttagttccttcacacagcatacagggttagttccttcacacagcatacagtgttagttccttcacacagcatacagggttagttccttcacacagcatacagtgttagttccttcacacagcatacagggttagatccttcacacagcatacagtgttagttccttcacacagcatacagagttagttccttcacacagcatacagggttagttccttcacacagcatacagggttagttccttcacacagcatacagtgttagttccttcacacagcatacagagttagttccttcacacagcatacagggttagttccttcacacagcatacagggttagttccttcacacagcatacagggttagttccttcacacagcatacagggttagttccttcacacagcatacagggttagttccttcacacagcatacagtgttagttccttcacacagcatacagggttagttccttcacacagcatacagggttagttccttcacacagcatacagggttagttccttcacacagcatacagtgtTGCGGTATCTCTGAGGTTTGTTTTCTTACTGAGTGATGAATTACGGTGCCGGGCTCAGAGGTATGTACGTCgtagggtggacagggttcgctttgTTCTTGAGCCAGAAAGGAGGAGGTTTTAGCAGCCGCCAGCTGGAGAAGGAATCCAGGTACTTTACTAGGAACTTGAGACGAGGAAATCAGCACAAACTAGGAATCAACACAGCCGTAACCGGACTGGAGTC
This genomic interval from Girardinichthys multiradiatus isolate DD_20200921_A chromosome 6, DD_fGirMul_XY1, whole genome shotgun sequence contains the following:
- the LOC124870624 gene encoding tripartite motif-containing protein 16-like, with the protein product MEQNQVDRETFSCSICLDLLKDPVTIPCGHSYCMNCIRSFWDEKEEKKSYHCPQCRQTFTPRPVFQKNTMLAALVEQLKKTGLQAAPADHCYAGPEDVACDFCTGRKLKAIKSCLFCLASYCEKHLQPHYDVAPFKKHKLVEPSKNLEENICSRHDEVMKMFCRTDQKCICYLCSVDEHKGHDTVSAAAERTERQRELEVRREEIQQRIQDREKDVKLLQQEVEAINHSADKTVEDSEKIFTELIRLIQKRSSDVKQQIRSQQETEVSRVKELQEKLEQEITELKRKDAELKQLSNTEDHNQFLHNYPSLSALSESTHSSSINIRPLRYFEDVTAAVSELRDKLQDILRDTWTNISLTLTEVEVLQSEPEPNSRAGFLKYSCEITLDPNTANRQLLLSEENRKVTMMGRHQSYSSHPDRFTDYPQVLSRESLTGRCYWEVERRGSLVYVAVAYKNISRTGWGKECEFGRNDKSWALDCSQKGYKFGLNDFWTSISGPGSSRVGVYLDHRAGLLSFYSVSETMTLLHRVQTTFTQPLYAGLSVYWGGGSAELCKPK